GGCAGCCGGCATAGACGGCGCACTGCTTCAGTTCAGGGCCGATGAGAACAATGAGAACAATGGTGGTTACGGCTACTCTGTTCTGGTGCACAATGCCAAGAAACAGCCGGTGGCAGACGCTTTGCACGGGTTGGCCGCCGCCTACATTGAGTGGGGCACCGTGGTGGGCATTACGCATGACCCTAAGAAAGGGCTTCAGCTGTTGGACCAGGAGGTAAGCCAGTACCCGCACCAGGCCAGAGCCATCATCAACACTAAATTAAACGGCTTGGCCGCCGCCTACCAGGGCGAAGAAAAAAGACAGCAGATTGCCGCCGAGCTGGAAGCCTTCACCCAGTTGAAAGGATTGTCTGGCAAAGAATTACGCATGCTGGCCCAGTTCTACCAGGTAATTGGCAACACAGAGAAAGCTTCTGACTACACTTCGCGCGCCAAGGTCATGGACCCTAAGGTAGGCACGGAGAACGAGCGTCTGGCCGCCTTTAACCAAGAGAAGAACGCAGACGCCCGCATTGCCATGGGTCTGGTGTTCCTGAAAGATTTCCCTATTCATACAGAGGTGCCTAGCGTGGTTGCCTCTATGGCCACCTTGTATGCCAAGAAGCAGAAATGGACTGAGTTTGAGAACCTCTTAAAGCAGTACCCGTCTGCCAACATGTATGAAATCTACACCTCTGCCGCCTGGGCATTGTATGAAACCGGCCAGAACGCGCAGAAGGCCAAAGAACTTGCCTGGAAAGGCTATCAACTAGCCTTAAAAGAAGTAAACGAGCCTTCAGGTGCCAAAGACAACCTGCTTACCAGTGCAGACTGGAGAACCAAGCGGGAGTATGCCCTGGGCGAGGTAGCCGACGTGTGCGGTGCCATCATGCTGAAAGAAGGCGACAAGGCTACGGCCACCAAATACCTGGCGAAGGCCTATGAAAGCACCAGAGGCCTGAACCCAGGCATCAACGAGCGCTACGCCCAGGTGTTAGCAGCATCGCCTAACAAGGCCGAAGCCCAGAAAACCATTGAAGCCATTGTAGCCAGCGGCAACGGCACCTCTAGGGTGAAACAATCACTTAAGCAGTTGTTCGTGTCCCTGGGCAACAGCGAAACCGGTTTTGACGCTTACTGGAGCAAAGTAGAGGCCCCAGCCCGTGACAAAATGAAAACCGCCCTACAAAAATCTTCTCTCTAGTTCCTACTAGAAAAGCGTAGTTACAACTAAATAAACCCGGTCGTTTTTGGCCTGTTTCCTAGAAAACAAGCCAAAAACGACCGGGTTTATCTTTTTAAAAGCCACCGCGTCCAACGGCGGTTTTTATTTTTATTCTGAAAAGGAGAAACAAGATAAAATGCCCTTTCCTTTCGCAGTTCTCTATATGCTGGCTGCTACGCTTGATGCCTTAAAGTCAAGGGCTGTCGCGGTTGAATTCGCAGTTAGCTGCCACCGTATTACATAGGCGGGATGATAAAAGCTTGGCTTCAGCCCATTCTAAGCAAGAGGACTTTTTTCAAAATCCGCCCGCCAGACATCCAGTAACAGAGCTTCCTAGACACCATTTTTCCTGGAACCTCCGGCAGGTAGCCGCTTCAAGTAGATGGCAACTGCTCTTTCGCGCCTTGTTTACCATTCCACAGGAGAGGCAAAACCCAACCATCAGCAATCAACCATCCTGCTAGTACATCTTGGGCAGTTCAATGCCTTTCATTTTGCGGTACAGGCTAATGGCGGCGCTGTCTGTGAGGCCAGAGATGAAATCGGTGATGTTGAGGATTCGCTCATAGGCATCAGTGACGATGTGGCGATCGCGGGCCAGGTATTGGTTGGGAATGAGGTCTTTGTACTTTTTATGACGACTGGCGTCTGGGTAGAAAACCGTTTTCAGGAACATGTCCAGCAGGCCGCCCAGCACCTCAAAACCGGCAGACTCAATCTCCAGCACGGGGCGGTTGCGGTACACGCGCTCAATAGACACTTTCTTAATCTGGTCCAGGGCGTGCTTCTGCTTCACCTCATTGATAAGCGGTTGGTCATAGGTGCCGGCCAGAATCTCCTCTTCATGCTGCAGGAAAATATCGGCGCACTCCTGAATGAGGTTGCCAATGATGATGGCCCGCCAGAAGCCCAGCTGCTCATGGTGGTCATAAAACTCCACGCTTGATTTCTTGTTTGGGTCCCGGTTCAGGAGGGGTTGCAGCAGGGCCTCGGCCTGGTCAAAAGGAATGAGCCCCAGTTTGCAGCCGTCCTCAAAGTCAATGATGCGGTAGCAGATGTCATCGGCGGCCTCCACCAGAAACGCCAGCGGGTGCCGGTGAAACGCGCCATCGCCGGCGGGCAATAGGCCTAGTTCTGTGGCTATCTTGGCAAAATGCGCCTGTTCAGCCTGAAAGAACCCGTACTTCTTCTCACTGGTGCGCTTGGTGCCTTTCACCACCTGGTCAGAGGGGCGTGGGTACTTGGTGAACGTGGCCAGGGTGCTGTAGGTAAGGCGCATGCCGCAGGTACCAGAGCTCTGACCCGGGTGCGTGTGCGTAAGGATTCTGAAACCGGCGGCGTTGCCTTCAAAGTTCTGCAGGTCTGCTTTTTGGGCTTCGGTGAGCGGCAGTAGAAAGCGCGCAGCTTCTTCGCTTCTAAAATAGGCAGAGATGGCGTCCTCACCAGAATGCCCGAAAGGCGGGTTGCCAATGTCATGGGCCAGGCAGGCAGCGGCCACCATGTCTCCTATGTCTGAGTCTGACAGGTCTTGGTGCGTCTGCAACAGCGCTGGGTGGCGGGCCAGAACTTCCTTACCCACAATCCTGCCCAGCGATCGGCCCACGCAAGAAGCTTCTAGGCTGTGCGTGAGGCGGTTGTGCACAAAATCACTTTCAGGCATGGGCATGACCTGCGTCTTGTTCTGCAAGCGCCTGAACGCCGAAGAGAAAACAATACGGTCATAATCCCGCTGAAAATCACCGCGCACGGGGCTGTTGAGAGCCAAGGAAGTAGCAGGCGTGTCTGAGCGTTCTCTGGAGATGAGGCGCTCCCAGGTCATGGTAGGCATGGGCAGAGTCTATAAACACCCCAAGCTACACCAACGGCAGGAGTCCTGCAAAACAACACCACCGCCAGCGAAGATAAAATTTCCGTTTTTGGGCTGTTTTACCCAAAACAGCCCAAAAACGGAAAACTTACTGCGGCCTATCAGCAATCTTTAAGAACCTGAACGTGCCGTTCTGGCTGCCGGTGGTCCACCTGATGATGTAATACCCCGGGGCCAGGTCTGGTAATTGCAGTGAGTAGCTTTTCACCTCGGGCACTACGTCTATGGTCAAGGCGCCAAAGAACCGGCCGGCGGTGTCAAAGAACTCCAGCTTGAGCTGATCTCTCTGCGCGGTGTTGAAGTTAAGGTTCACGTCCTTCACTCCTGGGTTAGGGAAGATGAGGTTGGTGAACTCAGGCCCGGCCACCTGGGCAAGCTCAGAGAACTCCACGGTGTTGTTGCTTTTGAGTATGCGCAAACGATAATAAGCCAGCGTAGGCAATGGATTGGGGTCTGTGAACTGATAGGTGCCCCGGTTGGCAGCCGTCACCCGTCCAATTTCAACGTAACTGTCTGGGTTGCCGGTGGCGCTACGCTCTACCACGTACGTGAGCACGTTCTCCTCATTCTCCACCTCCCACTGCAGCAGCACGGTGTTGGTGCCGGTTTGGTAGGTGCCTTGCAAGACTATGGTTTCTACCGGTATGGAGCAGGCGTTCTGCTGTTTAGGAATCATGATGGGCTCCTCACAGAACTGGGCAGAAGCGTTCAGGTTCATTACGTATTTACCTCCGGCAATGTCATTGGCCTGGCTCAACGTCCTGGATACCTGCCCGCGGCCCACGGCGTAGTGCATGACCGCCCTTGGCAAGATTAAGTGGCTCAATTGGTGCGCGTGCCCCAGTTCATGCAACGTCACCGACTCAAAGTCATACTGCACGTTGGTAGGCTGATCCGGGCCATACTGCCAGGCGAAGCTAGGCGAGAACTCCATGTCTATCTCCTCCACCCAGAAATTCACGTCCTTGCCAATGATACAACCTGCGTAGCGGCTGATGGTACGACCCAGCACATTCGCCGGCAGTTCGGCGGTATTACTAAACCGTACAGAGTTGAGGTTGTCATCGGCGGTTCTGGCAATGTTAGAGCCAGACTGGGTGTCCCAGTTGATGAGCGTACTACAAGACCACTCGTTCATGGACCGTTTGAAGGCGTACAGTGCCGGTTTGTTGGCCTCAAAGCTGGCCCCGAACTGGAACGTATACCCGCCTTTCGTGTTCTGATTGATATGCTCTGGTCCGTAGCTTGTCAAAGGAATGCCTCGCTCATCATCGTCATAGCCCACGTTAGAATAGGCGAAGATGATCAGCAGGTCTGATGCCGCGGTGGAGGTGCTGGGGTCACTATTCACCACTCTGAACTTACCGGTGCCAGCCGTGCCGCCGTCTATGCCGTAGGTGGGTACTTTTACCTTGATCTGGGTATTGCTCCAGCTGATGTAGTCGGTGTCCAGGGGTTTGATGAAGCTTTTGCCGCCGTCATCAGCGTCTGGGAACTCTACGTAACCGCTGCCCCGCGTGGCACCAAAGTTGTTGCCGGTGATGGTGAGGACGTCTGCGGTACCGGCCCTAAGGCTCTTGGGCGTAAAGTCGGAGATCTCAGGCACGGCCCGGCGCAGCTGCCGCTCCGGCACCTTGGGCGTTCCTTCTAGCTCGTGGTTAGGGTTGATGGTTTTAAAAGGCACACCGCTTAATCTGGTGAGGTTAGGGTAGAGGTCTCCTTGAATGGATGCATACCGCCCGAAGGGATCTCTGGCACTTTTCTGATCCACCTTGTAGTGAATGAAGCCTTGCATGGAGCCATACGCCTGGTAACGATTTGCAGTTTCTTTGCCTTTAGGTGCCTGCTGCAGAAAAAACACGCCCTGCTGCTGGGGCAGGAGTTGCAGGGTGGCAGAGTATACGTGCATGCGCAGGCCCACGCGGCCGCCTTCGGTGAGAACCTCCACGGTGCTGCCGGCAGCCTGCCCCTTGAAGAGCTTATACACCTGCACCTGGTTCACGGTGTAGATGTTTTCATGACGAGCATCCCAGAAAGACTTCTGCGAAATGACTTTTCCTTCCAGCACCAAGTCAGAGGCGCTCATGCGTTCTTCCAGGGAAAGCGGGACCAGGGTGGCATTGTCTTGCTGCGCCCAAGCTCCGGCACTGGCCATGAGCCAAAGCGTAAGCAGGCAGAAAAGCTTTTTGAAGCCAGTAACACCTGGCAGCGTACGGGAGGAAAGGTGTTTCATAGAAGCGGGTAGAAGCGGATGAACAGTAGCCCTACGTCTACTAGTACAGAGAAATATACACAAGTGCGATGGAACTGCAAAAACTACCTGAATCTACGTACATTCCTCCTATTTAGATTGAAAAATACGACTGCCCGCAAGGACATAAAAAATGAGGCACCCATCTCTACAGACAGGTGCCTCTAACAAGCTAAAAACAGGAACTACTTCTGGGCTTATAACGGCTTAGGCCAGGCCGGTATTGTACTGCTTTTTTCGTTTTTTGCTTATTTTCCAGAAAACTGGCCAAAAACGCGTTTACTGCAGCTTAGCGCCCTTCATGCTATACCAGGGGTGTAGTTCCATCACCAGCCGCCCGGACTTAACGGCGGGGTCTGCCTCTGTGAGCGCCTTGGCTTCTTCCATGGTTTTTACATTGAAGATGAAAATGCCGCGCAGCTCGCCGTCATCCATGAAGGGACCGGCCATGGTCAGCTTGCCATCGGCGGCCATCTTGTTGATGTGGGCCATGTGCTCGTCCTGGATGCGCGCTGCGGTGAGGGCGTCATGGGTTCTGTTGGGGCCTTTCTTCAAAATGGCCATGTAATAGGTTTTCATCTCGCCATCCTTCGGCTCCTTGGCCTCAGCAGGAGCTGGCTCTGGGGCTTTCGCGGCGGCTTGCGCAGGATTTGCCTCAGCGGCTTTGGTCTGCGTCTGGGCGGCTTTGGCTTTTTTGCCTTTGGCGGGCTTGGTCTGGGCCAGGGCGGTAGAGAGAACGCCTAACAGCAACAGGCAGGTAAAAAGGAATCTGTTCATAGAGAATAGGTTACTTACAACAAGTATACGCAAAGGAACAATACTACAGATTTTCTGTTGAAGTTCTCATACCGGCCACCCAGGCCTTGAAGCCAGGCAGAAGGCGCCCGCAGGAAAAGAGTTGATTTTCATGCGCAGGCTGTGCAACTTAGGAGAATCAATAAGCCTACCTAATCGCAAGCCCTATGAAGACTTCCTCTACTTTCCTGTTGGCCAGTGCCCTTGCGTGGGGGTGGGCTGTCAAAGTAACAAACCCAGCAGCGTGGCCGTGGCCGCTCCAGAAACCGTGGAGGCCAAAGCGCCCACGCTAGACTCTTTACCTATGTACCCTACTACCAAAAAGATAAACCACACAGACACTTACCACGGCACCCAGGTACCTGACCCTTACCGCTGGTTAGAAGCAGACACCGCCCAAGACGTAGCCGAGTGGGTAAAGGCGCAGAACCAGGTCACGTTTGAGTATCTGGAGAAAATCCCGTTCCGGAACCAGATCAAGGAGCGCCTCACCCAACTCTGGAACTACCCTAAATACGGTGCGCCGTTCAAAGAAGGAGACTACTATTATTTCTATAAGAACGATGGTCTCCAAAACCAGGCCGTGCTCTACCGCATGAAAGGCTTGAACGGCACCCCAGAACTGTTCCTTGACCCCAACAAGCTGTCTATGGATGGCACTACCTCTTTGGGCAGCCTGGCCTTCAGCAAAGACGCCAAATACGCGGTGTACACTACCTCTACTGGCGGCTCTGACTGGCGCGATGCTTACGTGCTGGACGTGGCCACGGGCAAGAAACTCACAGATGAGCTGCACTGGATCAAGTTCTCGGGCACCAGCTGGCACAAGGACGGTTTCTTCTACAGTCGTTACGCAGAACCTACCCAGGGCTCTAAAATGGCCAACAAGAACGAGTACCACCAAGTCTACTACCATAAAGTAGGCACGCCGCAAAGCCAGGACCAGCTTATCTGGGAAGCCAAACAACACCCGTTACGCTTGTTATTTGCCGGCACCACCGAGGATGAGAAATACCTGATTTTAACCGCCTCTGAAGGCACCAGCAACAACTCTTTGTATGTGAAAGACCTGAGCAAAGCCAGCAACCCCATTGTGCCCTTGGTGGAGAGCTTTGACAAGGAATATGGCGTGGTGGAAAACCTAGGCGACAGGCTCATTGTGCTTACCAACCAAGAAGCGCCCAAATACAAACTCATAGAAATTGACCTGAGCCGCCCGCAGAAAGCCAACTGGAAAACCTTGGTCCCCGAGACCGACAACGTACTTAATTCGGCTTCACTGGTGGGTGGCAAATTAATTTTGAACTACATGAAGGACGCCGCCACTCTGGTACGCGTGCATGACACCCATGGCAAGTGGCGGCATGACGTGCAACTGCCCACCCTGGGCACGGCCAGCGGTTTTGGCGGCAAGAAAGAGGACAAGACCGTTTTCTATACCTTCACCTCTTTTACCTACCCAAGCGCCATTTACCAGTATGACGTGGCCAGCAATACCTCTACACTCTACAAGAAAGCCGAGGTAGACGTGAACATGGATGCCTATGAAACCAAGCAGGTTTTCTACCCCAGCAAGGACGGCACCAAGATTCCCATGTTCATCACGCACAAGAAAGGCCTGGCGTTGAACAGTGACAATCCTACCTATCTGTATGCCTACGGTGGATTCAACGCTTCTATGACGCCTTATTTTAGCGTGAGCAACATGCTGTGGCTGGAGAACGGCGGCGTGCTGGCCATTGCCAACATTAGAGGCGGTGGCGAGTACGGCGAGGCCTGGCACCAAGCCGGCATGACGCCCAACAAACAAAACGTGTTTGACGACTTCATTGCCGCCGCAGAGCATCTGATTGCTCAGAAATACACCTCCTCCCAGAAGTTGGCCATTGCCGGCGGTTCTAACGGCGGCTTGCTTATTGGTGCCGTGGTCAACCAACGCCCCGACCTCTTTAAAGTAGCCCTGCCGGCAGTGGGCGTGATGGACATGCTGCGGTTCCATAAGTTTACCATTGGGTGGGCTTGGGTACCAGAATATGGCTCGTCAGAGGATGCCGCGCAGTTTCAGAACCTGTTGGCGTTCTCGCCCATCCACAACATCAAAGATGGCGTGAATTATCCGGCCACCCTGGTCACCACCGCCGACCATGACGACCGCGTGGTACCGGCCCACTCGTTCAAGTACATTGCCACCTTGCAGGAGAAAGGCGCTGGCTACAACCCCTACTTGATTAGAGTAGACGTGAAAGCGGGCCACGGCGCCGGTAAATCTACCACCGCCCAAATAGCCGAAGCCACCGATGTCTGGTCTTTTGTATATGAGAACATGCACATCAACCCGTACCAGAAGTAGAATATTTTCTAAGACAGAAAGGCCGATGCTCTCAATAGCATCGGCCTTTCTTATTGCGCTGGCTTTGCTATATCTTGCCTCTAGTATTTTAATTCGATTTTACTTTTTAAACCATATGAGCCTTACCCTCACCATCAGAAAAGGAACCCCAGACGATCTGGCCGCCGTGCATGCCCTTATTGTGGAACTGGCCGTGTTTGAAAAAGCACCAGACGAAGTGACCAACAGTCTGCAGGATATGCATCAGGACGGCTTCGGGGAGCAGCCCATCTTTGAGTTCTATGTGGCAGATTCTGAGGAAGAGGGAATTGTGGGCATTGCCTTGTATTACACTGCCTACTCTACCTGGAAGGGCAAGATGCTGTTCTTAGAAGACATTGTAATCACAGAGCGCCACCGTCGTAAAGGATTCGGGCGATTGCTGTTCAACGCCGTGGTGGAGGCGGCAAAGGCGGGCAACTACAAGCGCATGAAGTGGCAGGTACTGGACTGGAACGAGCCGGCCATCAACTTCTACCGCAGCATTGGCGCCCAACTGGACGGTGAATGGATCAACTGCAATCTCTCCCAGGAACAGATACAGCGGTTCTAACCCAACTTACTTTTTAAAACAGAACAGCCCGAAGACGAACCAAGCGTTTTCGGGCTGTTTTCATGAAAAGAGGCCAAAAACGAATCTGCCCCCTTTCTCACTGTTTACTTATTTACTGTTTATTTATTCACGGCTAGGCTACTACTTCCAGCACCGTCCTGAAGGCGGCGTACTTACCGGGGAACTTGGCCTGCATCTTGCCTTGCATGGTTTTGTCATGGTCGCGGTGGTACTCCAACAGATCGTCCATGTGGCGGGCGTAGTACTGCACGGCGTAGGTGGTGCCGCCGTTGTCCTCGTCCTCCATCACTTTGGCAATCTGGAATTTTACAAAAAAAGTGGTGGCCATTACTTCTGGCACGTGCGTCTCCTGCATCCACTGCAGCCACTCGGTAGCCACAGCGTTCTCAATGCTCACGGTCTCGTTGAAAAGAATCATCCTCAAAATTAGTGCTTATCTGGTTATAACAGAAACGAAGGCGGGAATAGTGCCAGAGAAGAAATACATAAAGCCAATAACCCGCATCGCTTTTCGTTTTTGGCCTTTTTCACCAAAACAGGCCAAAAACGAAAAGCTTGAATGCCTATACAATGTAAGATGACATACACCAGTCTAGTACCTTTCCCTGTTTATCTAACAAGAAATAATAGAATCGACCTCCCGTCCCAGATTTTCCCGCTTCATCTATGGATACCAAGAAGTGCTCTTCTAATTCAAC
The nucleotide sequence above comes from Nibribacter ruber. Encoded proteins:
- a CDS encoding YciI family protein, which translates into the protein MNRFLFTCLLLLGVLSTALAQTKPAKGKKAKAAQTQTKAAEANPAQAAAKAPEPAPAEAKEPKDGEMKTYYMAILKKGPNRTHDALTAARIQDEHMAHINKMAADGKLTMAGPFMDDGELRGIFIFNVKTMEEAKALTEADPAVKSGRLVMELHPWYSMKGAKLQ
- a CDS encoding DUF4286 family protein, which codes for MILFNETVSIENAVATEWLQWMQETHVPEVMATTFFVKFQIAKVMEDEDNGGTTYAVQYYARHMDDLLEYHRDHDKTMQGKMQAKFPGKYAAFRTVLEVVA
- a CDS encoding tetratricopeptide repeat protein, with the translated sequence MKQTLLLASFLALGTWAQAQNSAFSIKPALPQTGQEITITYNPAGTALADASSITALAYLYDGNKPKVQEIQLYKKNNGWEGWFTPAAGIDGALLQFRADENNENNGGYGYSVLVHNAKKQPVADALHGLAAAYIEWGTVVGITHDPKKGLQLLDQEVSQYPHQARAIINTKLNGLAAAYQGEEKRQQIAAELEAFTQLKGLSGKELRMLAQFYQVIGNTEKASDYTSRAKVMDPKVGTENERLAAFNQEKNADARIAMGLVFLKDFPIHTEVPSVVASMATLYAKKQKWTEFENLLKQYPSANMYEIYTSAAWALYETGQNAQKAKELAWKGYQLALKEVNEPSGAKDNLLTSADWRTKREYALGEVADVCGAIMLKEGDKATATKYLAKAYESTRGLNPGINERYAQVLAASPNKAEAQKTIEAIVASGNGTSRVKQSLKQLFVSLGNSETGFDAYWSKVEAPARDKMKTALQKSSL
- a CDS encoding GNAT family N-acetyltransferase, with protein sequence MSLTLTIRKGTPDDLAAVHALIVELAVFEKAPDEVTNSLQDMHQDGFGEQPIFEFYVADSEEEGIVGIALYYTAYSTWKGKMLFLEDIVITERHRRKGFGRLLFNAVVEAAKAGNYKRMKWQVLDWNEPAINFYRSIGAQLDGEWINCNLSQEQIQRF
- a CDS encoding prolyl oligopeptidase family serine peptidase yields the protein MRRLCNLGESISLPNRKPYEDFLYFPVGQCPCVGVGCQSNKPSSVAVAAPETVEAKAPTLDSLPMYPTTKKINHTDTYHGTQVPDPYRWLEADTAQDVAEWVKAQNQVTFEYLEKIPFRNQIKERLTQLWNYPKYGAPFKEGDYYYFYKNDGLQNQAVLYRMKGLNGTPELFLDPNKLSMDGTTSLGSLAFSKDAKYAVYTTSTGGSDWRDAYVLDVATGKKLTDELHWIKFSGTSWHKDGFFYSRYAEPTQGSKMANKNEYHQVYYHKVGTPQSQDQLIWEAKQHPLRLLFAGTTEDEKYLILTASEGTSNNSLYVKDLSKASNPIVPLVESFDKEYGVVENLGDRLIVLTNQEAPKYKLIEIDLSRPQKANWKTLVPETDNVLNSASLVGGKLILNYMKDAATLVRVHDTHGKWRHDVQLPTLGTASGFGGKKEDKTVFYTFTSFTYPSAIYQYDVASNTSTLYKKAEVDVNMDAYETKQVFYPSKDGTKIPMFITHKKGLALNSDNPTYLYAYGGFNASMTPYFSVSNMLWLENGGVLAIANIRGGGEYGEAWHQAGMTPNKQNVFDDFIAAAEHLIAQKYTSSQKLAIAGGSNGGLLIGAVVNQRPDLFKVALPAVGVMDMLRFHKFTIGWAWVPEYGSSEDAAQFQNLLAFSPIHNIKDGVNYPATLVTTADHDDRVVPAHSFKYIATLQEKGAGYNPYLIRVDVKAGHGAGKSTTAQIAEATDVWSFVYENMHINPYQK
- a CDS encoding deoxyguanosinetriphosphate triphosphohydrolase, which encodes MPTMTWERLISRERSDTPATSLALNSPVRGDFQRDYDRIVFSSAFRRLQNKTQVMPMPESDFVHNRLTHSLEASCVGRSLGRIVGKEVLARHPALLQTHQDLSDSDIGDMVAAACLAHDIGNPPFGHSGEDAISAYFRSEEAARFLLPLTEAQKADLQNFEGNAAGFRILTHTHPGQSSGTCGMRLTYSTLATFTKYPRPSDQVVKGTKRTSEKKYGFFQAEQAHFAKIATELGLLPAGDGAFHRHPLAFLVEAADDICYRIIDFEDGCKLGLIPFDQAEALLQPLLNRDPNKKSSVEFYDHHEQLGFWRAIIIGNLIQECADIFLQHEEEILAGTYDQPLINEVKQKHALDQIKKVSIERVYRNRPVLEIESAGFEVLGGLLDMFLKTVFYPDASRHKKYKDLIPNQYLARDRHIVTDAYERILNITDFISGLTDSAAISLYRKMKGIELPKMY
- a CDS encoding T9SS type A sorting domain-containing protein, whose product is MKHLSSRTLPGVTGFKKLFCLLTLWLMASAGAWAQQDNATLVPLSLEERMSASDLVLEGKVISQKSFWDARHENIYTVNQVQVYKLFKGQAAGSTVEVLTEGGRVGLRMHVYSATLQLLPQQQGVFFLQQAPKGKETANRYQAYGSMQGFIHYKVDQKSARDPFGRYASIQGDLYPNLTRLSGVPFKTINPNHELEGTPKVPERQLRRAVPEISDFTPKSLRAGTADVLTITGNNFGATRGSGYVEFPDADDGGKSFIKPLDTDYISWSNTQIKVKVPTYGIDGGTAGTGKFRVVNSDPSTSTAASDLLIIFAYSNVGYDDDERGIPLTSYGPEHINQNTKGGYTFQFGASFEANKPALYAFKRSMNEWSCSTLINWDTQSGSNIARTADDNLNSVRFSNTAELPANVLGRTISRYAGCIIGKDVNFWVEEIDMEFSPSFAWQYGPDQPTNVQYDFESVTLHELGHAHQLSHLILPRAVMHYAVGRGQVSRTLSQANDIAGGKYVMNLNASAQFCEEPIMIPKQQNACSIPVETIVLQGTYQTGTNTVLLQWEVENEENVLTYVVERSATGNPDSYVEIGRVTAANRGTYQFTDPNPLPTLAYYRLRILKSNNTVEFSELAQVAGPEFTNLIFPNPGVKDVNLNFNTAQRDQLKLEFFDTAGRFFGALTIDVVPEVKSYSLQLPDLAPGYYIIRWTTGSQNGTFRFLKIADRPQ